From Candidatus Palibaumannia cicadellinicola, the proteins below share one genomic window:
- the pgl gene encoding 6-phosphogluconolactonase, translating into MKTFVYVSSPESKNIHVFKMDTSGILKLLQVVNTPGIGQPMIIHPAKTHLYLGVRPVCSIISYSINNNNGLLHEENTSLLPSTLSPTHLTTDLSGRTLYCTSYNGSCLSVSQINENGIASKPIQIIDSLINCHSSNIDTNNKVVWVPCLTEDRIRLFYREKTGTLTPCSPEAVHNNDGTGPRHMVFHHSGRYAYVINELNSSVTIYSNAGNFPCILKTINFMPDLFYGVRWAADIHITPDGKWLYCSDRSASIIACFSVSDDGSKLHLIGHHNTEKQPRGFNIDATGSYLIVSGQKSNHITVYSINKTNGFLNILSRNLVGKGPIFVVILQL; encoded by the coding sequence ATGAAGACATTTGTCTACGTTTCTAGTCCTGAAAGTAAGAATATTCACGTTTTTAAAATGGATACATCTGGAATTTTAAAATTACTACAGGTAGTCAATACCCCAGGAATAGGACAGCCTATGATTATCCATCCAGCTAAAACCCATCTATATCTTGGCGTACGTCCTGTCTGTAGTATAATTAGCTATAGTATTAATAATAATAATGGATTACTACATGAAGAAAATACATCATTATTACCTAGTACTCTGAGTCCAACCCATTTGACTACTGATTTATCAGGGCGTACCTTATACTGTACTTCATATAATGGAAGTTGTTTGAGCGTAAGCCAAATAAATGAAAATGGGATTGCTAGTAAACCAATACAGATTATCGATAGTTTAATTAATTGTCATTCATCTAATATAGATACTAATAATAAAGTAGTTTGGGTTCCTTGTCTGACAGAAGATCGGATTCGTCTATTCTATAGAGAAAAAACAGGAACATTAACGCCATGCTCACCCGAGGCCGTACATAATAATGATGGTACTGGTCCACGACATATGGTATTTCATCATTCTGGTAGATACGCTTATGTTATTAATGAACTTAATAGTAGCGTTACTATATATAGTAACGCCGGGAATTTTCCTTGTATCTTAAAAACTATAAATTTTATGCCTGATTTGTTCTATGGTGTAAGATGGGCAGCAGATATACATATCACTCCTGATGGTAAATGGTTATATTGTAGTGATCGTAGTGCTAGTATTATTGCATGTTTTAGCGTTTCTGATGATGGCAGCAAATTACATCTAATTGGCCATCATAATACTGAAAAACAGCCAAGAGGATTTAATATTGATGCTACAGGTAGCTATTTAATTGTCAGCGGCCAAAAATCAAATCATATTACTGTATATAGTATAAATAAAACTAATGGTTTTCTTAATATATTATCTCGCAACTTAGTAGGAAAGGGCCCAATTTTTGTAGTTATTCTGCAATTATAG
- the gpmA gene encoding 2,3-diphosphoglycerate-dependent phosphoglycerate mutase: protein MQVIRLVLIRHGESKWNNENRFTGWTDVDLSNQGRKEAKQAGKMLKKENFIFDFAYTSVLKRAIHTLWFILDELDQVWLPVEKSWRLNERHYGALQGLSKIETSIKYGEKKVQQWRRSFAVIPPELTRNDKRFPGYDARYYNVSTNELPTAESLAMTINRIVPYWNSSILPRLKKGEQVIVVAHGNSIRAIVTFLDKLSEQEIIQLNIPTGVPLIYEFDEDQHPIKHYYLGL from the coding sequence ATGCAGGTAATTAGATTAGTTTTAATACGTCACGGCGAAAGTAAGTGGAATAATGAAAATCGTTTTACAGGATGGACTGATGTTGATCTATCAAATCAAGGTCGTAAAGAAGCAAAACAAGCTGGGAAAATGCTAAAAAAAGAAAATTTTATTTTTGATTTTGCGTACACATCAGTACTGAAACGTGCTATCCATACTTTATGGTTTATACTTGATGAGTTAGATCAAGTATGGTTACCAGTAGAAAAATCTTGGCGCTTAAATGAGCGCCATTATGGCGCATTACAAGGTCTAAGTAAAATTGAAACTTCCATTAAATATGGAGAAAAAAAAGTACAACAGTGGCGACGTAGCTTTGCCGTTATTCCACCTGAATTAACTCGCAACGATAAACGTTTTCCAGGATATGATGCTCGCTACTATAATGTAAGTACTAATGAACTACCTACTGCTGAAAGTTTAGCAATGACTATTAATCGTATTGTTCCTTATTGGAACAGTTCAATTTTACCTCGCCTTAAAAAAGGCGAACAAGTAATTGTTGTAGCACACGGTAATTCTATTAGGGCAATAGTAACATTTTTAGATAAACTAAGTGAACAAGAAATTATTCAACTAAATATTCCAACCGGAGTACCACTAATATATGAATTTGATGAGGATCAACATCCTATTAAACATTATTACCTTGGGTTATAG